The stretch of DNA GAACGCTTTTTTGAATTCTATGTGCGCTCGTTTGCCCTGGAACGCGCTGCGCTGCAGGGCCAGACCGACTTTGACGGCGCGGCGGGCATTCTGGAATCCACCTGGCGGCATGTGTCTAGCCAGTCCGAGCGGCAGGTGGGCATGATGGCGCTGGCCTACCTGCTGCGTGAGGGCCGCGAACCGGACTTCCTGACCACCAAAGCCCTCGGCGCAGACTTCCGCAACCGGGTAATTCATAGGGGGTATTTGCCCCGCCGCGAGGAAGTGGACACCTACGCCGCCCGCGTGTTTGCGCTGATAGACCGCTTGTTGGGCGAGCTGGGCACAGGCGCAGCCCACGCCGAACTTGCACAGGAACGCCTCTTTGCCGCCCACCTTGCAGGCCTACCCGATGGCACCACCGCCATTTTTGAAGAGCATCCCGGCATGTTCCGCGCCCGCCGCTTTGCCGGAGCTGGAGGAGAAAAACTGGGCGTCAAGAATCTGCCCGGACAGTCTGCACGGGCCTCAGCCCCTACCCCATCAAGTTCAGCGCAGTCCAGTCCAGTCAAGGCCGCCGCGCCCATGAACGACGCGCAGGCGTTTCAGAAGGCGTTGAAGGAACGGGGGCCGCTGCTGAAGGGGCTGCGGAAGTAGAAGACTCGTTCGGCTCTTGAAGTACAGGGCCAAACGAGTCTTTCTCTCCAATTCTATTTTTCATCCGATCTGAAAGCGTTTACCTATACCGTGCGATGTCCCGCAGATGGGCCTGATAATCCGCGTTCACGTAAATCTTGCCGTCCAGTCCGTGCAAAAAGTACACGGCGTCGCGGCCATCGGGGAGCTTGCGGTTGGGGCTGAGGACAGACAGCAGCGCGGCCTGACCGGGGTTGTTGATCGGGCCAGCAGGCAACCCCTGGCGCGTGTAGGTGCTGTAGGGCGTGTCTTTGGTAAAGTCTCCGGCGCTGCGGTCTAGTTCGGGCAGGTCTTTGCCGAGGCCGTATGCGACGGTCGGGTCGCTGCCCAGCGCAATGCCGTCGCGGAGGCGGTTCAGGAACACTCCGGCGATGATGGGCATTTCGGCGTTGTTGGCGGCTTCGGCCTGCACCATGCTGCCCAGAATGACCCAGTCGCGCACACTGAGGCCCAGCGCTTTGGCTTTGGCGACGTTGGCGGGCGTAAATTCGTCGTTCATGCGGGCCACCAGCATTTGCACGATCTTGCGAGGCGTCTCTTTGGGCCGCAGTTCGTAGGTGGCCGGAAACACAAAGCCCTCCAGATTGGTGTTGGCGTAGGGACTCAGCGCCGCGTTGTTCAGTTCGGCCCGAATCGCCGCAGCGTCAAAGCCTGCTTTGGCAAAAATGGCCGGCAAGTCCTTGATACGCCGCCCTTCGGGAATGGTGACATTGACGGTGGGAATGCGGGCGGGGCCAGCCAATTTGTCGGCCACTTGCTGCACAGTCAGGGTGCCGTTCAGGTCATAAAAACCTTCTTTCAGGCTGCCCGCCGTGCCGTCCTGACGCATCACGAAGCGCAGGGCTTCGGCGTTTTTGATGATGCCTTTGTCTTGCAGGGTGCGGGCAATGCGCGGCAGGCTGTCGCCGGGTTTGACTTCCAGCGTGTAGGCCGCGCCGCCCGCAGGCGCGAGCAGGCTGCGGAGGTACAGGAACGCGCCCCCCGCCGCCAGGAGCAGCAGCAGCACGGCGGCCAGCAGCAGCCACACCCACACGGGCGTTTTTCGCTTGCCGAGGCGGGTCATGGCGTCACCGCCGCAGGAGCTGCAGACACAGCCACCGGAGCGAGAATGCCCACCGAGGCCAGCCGCGCCCTGAGTTCGGCGTCGGCGGGCGGCCTCGCCCCAAAGCGCGACACCACCCAGCCGCCCACCTGCGCCCCAAGTTCGGCGGCCCGCACCGCGTCACCGTGTGCCAGCCATCCGGCCAGGAATGCGCCGCCAAAGCTGTCGCCCGCGCCGGTGGCGTCCAGCAGATGATCGCGGGTGGCGGCCACGCGGGTTCGGGGCTGGGTGGGGCCGTCCAGCAGCGCGCCTTCTTCATCCAATTTCACCACCACCAGCGCATTCGGGTAGCGGTGTCTGAGCCAAGCTATCGCCCGTTCGGGGTCGCTCTCGTGGCTCATGGCGCGGGCCTCGTCGTCGTTGGGGAAAATGATGTCGAAGGGAATGTTGTCCACGATTTCCAGAAAGTTCTCGCGGCCCATCTGCTGAATCATCTGAAAGCTGCCGGGGTCGAGGCTCAGCGTGGCTCCGGCGGCTTTTGCCAATCGCGCCGCCTCTAAAGCCGCTGCACGCGGCGGATCGCGGAACAGGCTCCAGGCGGTCAGGTGCAGGTGACCCGCCCCGGTCAGCACATCGCGGGGCAGTTCTTCCGGCAACAGTTCCCAGTCTGCCCCCTGCCCGGTCAGCATGGCCCGCTGGCCGCGCTGGTCGATCAGGGCCAAAATAACGCCGGTGCGGTGGTGGCTGCTGAGGGTCAGTTCGGCCTGCACACCCTCGGCTTCAAGGTCGGCGGTCGCCAGTTCTCCAAACCGGTCGCGGCCAATTTTGCCCACGAACGTGCTGGGATATCCGGCCCGCCGAGCCCACACTGCCACATTCGCCGCGCTGCCGCCGCCGAGCAGTTCCATGCGGCCCGTGGTGTCGCCGCCCGGCTGCAAGATGGTGTCGGGTTTGGCCAGCACATCCCAAGCGAGGTCGCCCAGGGAAACGAGGGGGCCGCGCCCAGTGGCAAGCAGACCGGGCGCAGAGGAGGAAGAAGAGTGCGTCATGAATGCGGGAAGCATACCGTGTAGAAGCCGTGATGCTGCGTTCTGAGCCTTCATCGGTGAGTCAGTACAGAGGGCGCCGCCCCGCAAAAAACTGACCCACTGTGCCATTCTGACGCCATGTGGCGCGTGTGGTGTTGGATTGTGGCGGGAGTGGCCTGTGCTGGGGTGACCTTGGGCGGCTGGAGCTTGGATGGCTGGGCCGGGGCCGAAGCCGCGCACGCTGCGGGCGACGCCGCCCACACTGGCCCGCCCGCTTTCCTACTGCAACTGACCCTCCTGCTGGGCGTATCGGCGCTGGCGGCCTACCTGTCGTTCCGCCTCGGCCTGATTCCCATCATCGGGTTTTTGGTGGCGGGCGTGCTGGCCGGGCCGGGGGCGCTGGGCCTGATTCGGGATCAGGAATTGATCGCGGCGGCATCCGAAGTGGGCGTGATGCTGCTGCTGTTTACCATCGGCATAGAATTCAGCCTGGAGCGGCTGCAACGCATTTCCCGCCTGATTTTTTTGGGCGGCGGCCTGCAAGTGGGCCTCACGGTGGCCGCTGTGACCGGGGCGCTGGCGGCCTTTGGCGTGGGCTGGCAAAGCGCCGTGTTTACGGGCTGCCTGATCGCCCTGTCCAGCACCGCCATCGTGATGCGGGTGCTGGCCGAGCGGGGGCAAACGGGCGCACGCACCGGGCAGGTGGCGCTGGGCATCCTAATTTTTCAGGATCTGGCGGTGGTACTGATGGTGTTGCTGGTGCCCATGCTGGCCGGACAGGGCGGCGGCGTGGCAGGCGTAGCGCTGGCCCTCGCCAAAGCGGCGGGCATCATCGTGTTTGTGCTGGTGGCCGCCCGACGACTGGTGCCGCCGATCATGGAAGTGGTGGCCCGCACCTGTAGCAATGAAATTTTTTTGCTGACAGTGGTGGCGCTGTGCTTTGGCACGGCCAGCCTCACGGCGGCGGCTGGGGTGAGCCTTGCGTTGGGGGCATTCTTGGCGGGCCTGTTGGTCAGCGAAAGCCGGTACGGTATGCAGGCATTGGGCGAAATCTTGCCGCTGCAAATCCTGTTCAGCGCGGCGTTTTTCCTGTCGGTGGGACTGCAACTGGATTTGGGGTTCCTGATTCGCAACCTCCCTACCGTGTTGGGCGTGGTGCTGCTGATGGCTGTGCTGAAGGCGTTGGTGACCGGAGCCAGCGTGCGGCTGCTGGGCGAACGCGCGGCCATTGCCCTTCCGGTGGCGCTGCTGACCGCGCAGGTCGGAGAATTTTCCTTCGTGCTGGCGGGCACTGGGCAGGCGTTGGGCCTCAGCTTTGCCGGACTGGGCGAGCGCGGCACCCAGATTTTTATTGCCGCCACCGTCCTGCTGATGGGCCTGACCCCAGCGGTGGCGGCATTGGCGGGGCCACTGGCAACCGCAGGAGCCAGATGGCCGGGGGGCAAAAAACGTGAAGCTGTGGCGGCTCACACTGCCGCCCCACCCGCCGAAGCCGAGGCCCATTCCGCGCTCCCTGTGGCCGGACGGGTCGTGTTTGCCGGATACGGGCCGCATGCCCGCTTGGCCGCCCGCGCCCTCAGCCGCGCTGGATTGCCGTATTCGGTCATTACCCGTAGCCCGGACGGAGCCAGCGAACTGACCGGGCGCGGCGCTCCGGTACTGATTGCCGACTATACCCGCGCTGGCCTGCTGCGGGAACTGAATCTGGCGTCGGCCCGCGCACTGGTCATTGCCGACGACGACCCCGAAATGACCGAACGCGCCGTGAGTGTGGCCCGCACGGTGGCCCCCGATCTGGACATTTTGACGCACGCCGACACGCCTGCCGCCCTGATGCAGTTGCAGGCATTGGGCGCACGCCATGTGCTGACCCCGCGCCGCGAGATTGCCGCCGGGCTGCTGGATCTGCTGACCTCCGAACACCTGACGCGGGCCGAGATTGCCCGCCATCTGGCAGACCGTCCCGCCGTGTCTCTGAGCGCCGAGCAGCAGGCGCAGTGCGACCACGCCCACGCCAACGCTGGCCCCATCACGCCCGAAGCCGATGCCTGTTTAGAGTGCATCGCCAGCGGAGATACTTGGGTGCATTTACGAACCTGCATGACCTGCGGGCACGTGGGCTGTTGCGATTCCAGCAAAAACAAACACGCCACGCGCCACGCCCGCACCCAAGATCACCCGGTGATCAGGAGTGCCGAACCGGGCGAAACATGGGCCTACTGTTTTGAACACGGCTGGACGAAATAGCGTGACTGCTTAGCGTGCCTGTGGGGCTGCGTTCTCCGTAGGCATGGTCTGGAGCGCCCGGAATGCCAAGAGTGTGGCCGCCACGTCCAGCAGGCCTATCACCCCATAAACCAACTGGCTGGTGAGGTTGGGCGTAGAGCTGAATCCGGCGGTGGGCACGACATTGACCACAGTCATGGCGACGCCGAGGGCCGCCGACAGGTTCAGCCAGCCCAGCAGCCGTTCGCGTCCGACTGGATCGGCGGGGTTGGTCGCCAACCGAGCGAGGCTGCCGTACATGGCATTACTGGCAAAAATGGCCGCGCCCCACACGGTCAGCAGTGCAGTCAGGGCCACCGGATTGGCCTCCGAAGATGAGGTGTTGACGACGCTCAGCACGGTCAGAAACCACAGCGACAACCGGAGCGCCGTGAGCCAAGGAAAGGTAGCCCGCAGCGCCCGGAGTTGCCCTGCCCCCGGCGCATCTGGCCCCGGCAAGGGTTCAGTCGAAATGGCCTGCCCCAGCGTCACGCGGGCAAAGGTAGCTGTCCACCACCACATGACCAGTGCAGCCAAAAAAGAATCGAAGGCGCTGAGCCAGACCAGTTCATCCAGTCCACCCGCCGCGTTGCCGCGCCACAGCACATACGCCACCAGCCCGAACAGAGAGGCGACCTGCACCCACAGCGCCGCCAGCGCCAGCGAACGCCATCGGGGAGCATCGGCGTTTGGCACGGCTTTGGGAGTGGGAGCCTTCATTTCGTCAGCCATGATTGGAGGGTGGAGTGTGAGTTGTGAGAATTGAAAGCTGGTGAATCCTCTTGGTGCTCATTCCGCCAGCTTTTTCAGCAGTTGGTCGCGCACGACTTCGGGTTTGGCCTGCCCGCCCATCGCCTTCATGACGGGGCCGAACAGGGCGTTGGCAGCTTTGGCGTTTCCGGCGCGAAACTGTTCCACGGCTTTGGGATTGGCAGTCATGGCGGCGTCGATGGCGGCGTCGATGGCTCCGGTGTCGGTGACCACCATCAGCCCGCGCTCCTGCACCAGCGTCTCAGGGCTTTGGCCCGCCATCACGTCGGGCAGCAGGTCTTTGGCAATTTTGCCGCTGATGGTTCCGGCGTCGATCAGGCGCACGAGGGCGGCCAGATGCGCGGGCTGAAGTGCCGTGTCCCGGATGCCCCGCTCACTGGCGGCGAGGAATCCGGTCACCTCGGTCAGCAGCCAGTTGGAGAGGCGCTGTGCGTCTGGCGCTGGGGCATCTGGTGCGGGAACTTCGGCCAACGCTTCGTCATAAAAACGGCTGAGGTTCACGTCCAAGCTCAGGGTGTCGGCGTCGGCCTCGCGCACGCCCGCTGCCACATACCGCGCCCGCTTCTGCGCGGGCAGTTCGGGCATCCGCGCCCGCACACGTTCGATCCATTCCGGCGTGATGTCCAGCGGGGGCAGATCGGGTTCGGGGAAGTAGCGGTAATCGGCCTCGCCCTCCTTGGTTCTCATCAGGAAGGTTTTCTGGCCACCCTCATCCCAGCCCAGCGTGTCCTGCGTAATGCTGCCGCCGCCGTCCAGCACGCGGGCCTGACGCGCCGCCTCGTAATCTATGGCGCGGGCCACGCTGCGAAACGAGTTCAGGTTCTTCACCTCAACCTTGGTGCCCCAGGGCGTTCCCAGCTTGTGCACGCTGATGTTCACGTCGCAGCGCATCTTGCCCTCTTCCGGCGTGGCGTCCGAAACGCCGAGGGCCTGCGCGATGGCCTGCACCGCTTCCAGGAAGGCGCGGGCCTGCTCCGGCCCGGTGATGTCGGCCTCCGTGACCATTTCTATGAGGGCCGAGCCAGCGCGGTTCAGATCCAGCAGGCTGTAGGGCGCGTAGGTGGGGTGCATCAGCTTGCCCGCATCGTCCTCCAGGTGGGCGCGGGTAATCCGCACACGCCCGCCTTCTACGTCCAGATAGCCGTCCCGCGCAATCGGGCGGTCATATTGCGACAACTGAAAATTCTTGGGCGAATCCGGATAAAAGTAGTTTTTGCGGTGAAACTGAGTAAAGCCCGACACGTCGCAGTTCATGCCGAGGCCGAACATCATGCCCAGTTCCACGGCCTCGCGGTTGAGGGTCGGCAGCGCACCGGGCAGGCCCAGCACCATCGGGTCGGTGAATTCGTTCGGCCCCGCGCCGTGGTAGTCGGCAGGACACGCCGTAAAGATCTTGGTGCGCGTCCGCAACTGCAAATGCACCTCTAACCCGATCACTGTTTGGTAGCCCGACCCCTGAGAACTCGACTGCTGAGACATATGAGCCGCAGGATAGCGCGGGGCTACGGGTGAACCGGGCCACTAGGCTGGGCAGGTGTGAGGGCGTGGGTTACAGGCGGCTGCACTGGCCTTCGCGGTTGCCGCCTACCCGGTTGGAGCCGCCCTGCGGGGTGCGGGCGTTGCGCTCACACTTCAGGTTGCCGTCTACCGTCACGCGCGATACGGTCAGGGCACCTGTATTGCGTTCCAGTTCGATGTTGCCGCCCACACGGGTGTCCCCAACCAGTACGTCGCGTCCCCGCTGAGCCTCGATATTGCCGTCAATGACGCTGCCCTGCACAGAGATACGCACGAATCCGTCATCAGACTCCACGTTGCCTTCCACCTGGGTATTTTTGAGAATGAGACTGCCGCCGCGTGACACCTTGACATCGCCGTCGACTCGCGTGTTGACCAGCGTGCAGGACGCGCCCTGCCTCACCTGCACATTGCCGTCTATGCTGCGCCCACTGATGGTGCCGGAACAGGTCAGGTCGTCGGCCTGTGCGCGGGGCAAAGCCAGCATTGGCACCAGCAGCACAGCGGTCAGCAAAATGTTCTTCATCCCCTGAGAGTAGGGGCGGCCTCCTCCATTCATGCTCAAGAAATGAAGGCACGCCTTTAGCTGTCTTTGTTGATGGCCAAGGTCAAGTTCAGTTCGCTGCTCCTTGCCCGGGAGCCCAACGACTCGTACAGGGCGCGGGCTTCTGGCGTGGTGCCGAGGCTGATGCGTGAGATGCCCCGGCTCCGGGCGGCGGCAAGGCAGGCCAGCATGGCGGCGCGGGCGTGGCCCTGCCTGCGGTGATCGGGTTGCGTCCAGACATTCACAATTCGGCCCCGAAATGACTGCGGATCGCCCCGCGTCGGCCCCCATTCCAACAGGGTCAGGCCCGCGCCGGAGATGACGGTTCCCCCATTCCCCACAGTCAAGAATCTCAGATACTTGCCGTTCTGCATGGCCTCTTCTACCCACGCGGCATGACTCGGCCGCTCCTGCGCGTCGCCACCGGCGGGGTAACGGTGCAGGGCAAAGGTAAGGGCGTCGGCAGGCGTGGCGGCACGGAGCATGGGCAGAGGCTAGCAATTCGCGGGGTCATGTCAAACTACCGGCATGACGGAGCAACGAGTGCAGATCAAGGGACGCATTGGCGGCCTGACACAAGGCTATGACGTCCAGGCCGAATGGAACGGCTCAGAACTGCATGGGCGCATCGGCGGGCGCTTTGAGGGCAAGGATATTCGCCTGACCTTGCAACGTGAGCGCGTAGATGGACGCATCGGCGGGCATTTTGACGGCTTCGATGCCAATGGCGAACTCTCGACCAACCGCATGGATGTGCGTCTGGGCGGGCGAATTGAAGGCGACAGTGTGGAATTGACCTTCGACGGTTCGCAGATTTATGGGCGCTTTTCGGGGCGAATCATGGGGAAAGATGTCAGGCTGAACGCCAGCGGTGCCAGCCTCAGTGGACGCATTGGCGGCGTACTGGACGGCAAAGATGTGGAGATGAGCTTTGGCACGGCTCCGGTCTTACTGGCCGCCCTGAGCGCCGTGTGTGCCTACAAAGCGCTCGAAGATCATCAGGCGCAGGAAAGCAGCAACGCGGCTTCGTCGTCTGCCTCAACCTCGTAAGCGACAAGGCCTCCTGAGCGGCGCAGCCTGAGCCACAAGGCCAGATTCTCCAGCAAGCCGCACATTCCGCGCCGGGGGTGCGTGATACCTTCCGGCCAACATGACTGCACCCCACACGACGGCAGGGATGGCGCAAGACACGGCAATTCAGACTCCCGCAGCGCAGACGCTGAAAGAACTGCTCCAGACGCCCGCTTATTTGGGCCGCACTCCGTTTGATGGGGTGCGTCGCACCGTCCACGACGAGGTACGTGGCAACCTGATGCTGAAGCTGCGAACGGGCGAAGACCTGTTTCCCGGCGTGGTGGGCTACGACGACACCGTGATTCCCCAACTGGTGAACGCGCTGCTGGCCCGCCAGAACTTTATTTTGCTGGGACTGCGCGGACAGGCCAAGAGCCGGATTCTGCGGGCCATCACGGGCCTGATGGATGACTTTGTTCCCGTGATTTCGGGCGTGGAAATGCCCGACGATCCCCTGAACCCAGTGGGTGCAGAAGGCCGCGCCCTGCTGGAAGCGCACGGGCTGGACTTGCCGATTCGCTGGCTGCCCCGTGCTGACCGCTACGTAGAAAAACTCGCCACGCCCGATGTGACAGTGGCCGACCTGATCGGCGACGTAGACCCCATCAAGGCCGCCCGCCTCGGCACCAGCCTGGGCGACGTGCGCTCCATGCACTTTGGCCTGCTGCCCCGCGCCAACCGGGGAATTTTTGCCGTAAACGAATTGGCCGATCTTGCGCCCAAAGTGCAGGTCGCGCTGTTCAACATCCTTCAGGAAGGCGACGTACAGATCAAAGGCTACCCCATCCGCCTTGAACTGGACGTGATGCTGGTGTTTTCCGCCAACCCGGAAGACTACACGGCACGCGGCAAAATCGTCACGCCCCTGAAAGACCGCATCGGCAGCGAAATCCGCACCCACTACCCCACCGATGTGCGCCTCGGCATGAACATCACGGAGCAGGAAGCGGTACGCGGCGAGGACGTGACCGTGCCCGGATTTATGGCCGAACTGATTGAGGAAATCGCCTTTCAGGCCCGCGAAGATGGCCGCGTGGACAAGCTTTCGGGCGTGTCTCAGCGCCTGCCGATCAGCCTGATGGAAGTGGCGAGCGCCAACGCCGAACGCCGCAGCCTGACCGGAGATGGCCAACCTGTGGTGCGGGTCAGCGACGTGTACGCGGGACTTCCCGCCATTACGGGCAAGATGGAACTGGAATACGAGGGCGAGATGAAGGGGGCCGATCAGGTGGCCCGCGACGTGATCCGCAAGGCCGCCGGAGCCGTGTACGCCCGCCGCCACGCCAGCGCCGATACCCGCGACCTGGAAAAGTGGTTTGAAGACGGCAACGTGTTCCGCTTTCCTCAGGGCGGCGACCCCGCTGCTGGCATGAAAGCCACCGCACAGGTGCCCGGCCTGCGTGACCTTGCCGTAGAAATTGCCGACAGCAACAGCGACGCCGTGCGGGTCAGTGCCGCCGAATTCATTTTGGAAGGCCTGTATGGCCGCAAGAAACTGAGCCGGGCCGAAGAAACCTACGCCGCACCAGAACAGGAAACCCGTCAGCAGCGGGGCGGACGCTGGAACTGAGCACAACTCAACTGTCCTGACCTTTTAAGTCCCCCCGCCGTACACAGCGTCCCTGCAAAGGAATGTTGTGCGCGGCGGGGATTTCGCTTTGCCATCCAACGGGGCAAGTAGGATAGGGCATCTACCCTGCCCCGGAGGTTTCGCCATGCCCGACTTTCGCCGCCCTACCTCTCTGCTGACCGCCCTTTTCGCTGCCGCGGCTCTGGGTCAGGGCACGCCCGCCACAACGCCGCCGACCACCGCTCCCCGCGCCATTTTGTTCCGACTGGTAGAGAACACGGCTGCGGTAGTCGGCACGCTGGACGGCCCCGCTACTGCTCGCCGCTGGACGCCCGGTGAGTCGTTGGGGCCACTGGCACACCAACAGATCGGGACGACGGTGAAAGCAACTGTGCTGGGGCCAACGGGCAAATTGGGGACGGCCACTGTCGGCGGGCGGATCGAAACCAACGATCCCTGCGATTGGGTGCGCGAAACCCGCTACCTGACCACCGTCAAAACTGTGTTTCCGGCCCATGCTCTGAGTGCACCGTGGAACCCCGTGCCGCGCATCATTACAGCCTTGCCACTCAACAGCGCCCCCTATTTGGCTATCGTCTCTGCCGAACTGAAAAAATGGGGCCTGACCGCTACACCGCGCCTCGTGCAACTGCTCCGCACCGATCTGGACGGCAATGGACGGGACGACATTCTGATGGTGGCCGCCAGCGATCCGGTGACGTTTGGGGAAGGCGTCATGAACGGCGGGTACGCCGAACGTGCAGGACAGTACTCGCTGGTGCTGGTGCGCGAATCGTTGCCGGGCGGTGTCAAAACCAGTGTGTTGGGCAAGCGAATCTTCAAAACCGCTCCGGCCCCCGGTACCTTCCCAGAAATGTTGACCCAGCGCATAGGCGCAGTGGCCGATCTGAACGGCGACGGCCGGATGGAAGTGCTGGTAGACGACTACGTACATGAGGGCGAGGGCACGACGGTCTGGCAAAGCGGCGCGGGAAACCGGGGAATGGCGAAGGTGCTGGAATGGGGCTGCGGGGTCTGATCGGGTGGTAGGAGGTCGGCTATAGGTTGTAGGAGAACGACTTCAAACTCCTTCCCACAGCCCACACGCCCCATCACTCCTAATACAACTTGCCCAGCACATCGTCCTTCATCACAAAGCTCTGCTCTTTGGTCGGAAATTGCCCGGCGCGGACTTCGGCGGCGTAGGCGGCAATAGCTTCGCGGGCGTCCCGGCCCAGTTCGGCATACCGTTTGGCGAGTTTCTTTTCGTCGCCCTCGTACAGGCCCAGAAGGTCGTGGTACACCAACACCTGTCCTTTGCAGTACACGCCCGCGCCAATGCCGATGGTGGGCACGGTCAGACGTTCGGTAATCAGGCGGGCCAACCGAGCAGGAATGGCTTCCAGCACCACCGCGAAGGCTCCGGCATCCTGTAAGGCCTGTGCGCCATCTACCGTGCGGCGGGCGCTTTCCTCGTCTTTGCCCTGCACCTTCAAGCCGCCCTGCGCGGTGGCGGTCTGGGGCATCAGGCCCACGTGTCCCATCACCGGAATCCCGTTCCGAGACAGCACACGCACCACGTCCAGCACTTCGGGGGTGGCCCCTTCCATCTTCACGGCGTCGGCCCCCGTTTCCTGAATCACGCGCACGGCGGCCCGCATCGCGTCGGTGACTCCGGTGTGGTACGTGCCAAAGGGCAAATCGACGACCAGAAAGGTGTTCTGCGCCCCCCGGCGCACGGCGCGGGCGTGGTGAATCATGTCGCTTAAGGTCACGGGCGCGGTGGAGTCGTAGCCCAGCACCACGTTGCCCAGCGAGTCGCCCACCAGAATCAGGTCGGCCCCGCCCCGCTCGGCGTGAATACCACCGGGATAGTCGTAGGCCGTGACCATCACCAGGGGTTCGGCGGCGGTCATCAGTTCGGGCACGCTGCGTTTCATGGGATTACGGTAGCAGGACGCGGGCCAAAAGCGGTCTAAGGGTCGAGGGTCTAAGGGTCTGAGAACAGCTAAAGACTGGGGCGTGAAGCTGCCGCACACAGCATCGCCCCCGCCCTGGCACCTTAGACCCTCGACTTTTAGACCCTTAGACGCCGCACCTTTAGACTTATGCCGCCTAAACGCCCCCTACCCCTTGATCACCTCGCCGTAGCGCCCCAGTACCAGATAAATGATCCAGCCCGTGACCGCCACATACAGCCAGACCGGAACTGTCCAGCGCACCCAGGCCCGGTGTTTGTTGAAGAATCCACGGGCGGCGGGTGCGTCGATATTGCTCAGATTTTTGGCGGCCTTCAGCCCCTTATAGGCGTTCCAGAGTGCGCCCACCGCCAGCGGCAGATTCAGGGTCGCCAGAATAATGTGACTGATCAGCAGCACGTAATAGGCCGTGCGCCAGGTGTCGGGGCCTGCATACCTCTTTTCGTAGCCGAGGCCAAGGCGGGTCAGGTACAGCACCAGAAAAATGGTGGCAAAGCTGCTGGCCAGGATCATGGCCCGCATATGTGCTTCGCGGTTTTGATTGCGAATAAAGAACACGCCAAAGCAAAGCGCGATGCCGCTGAGGACGATGGTAATGACCGCCCACTGGTTGATAGTTTCCGCCATATTGCCCGGACTATAGACGCAAGGGGCCGGGGCGAGTGTCCGGGGGGGGCTAGAAGGTGGTCTTGGTTTAAAATGACTACGTAGGTCAGCTATACTTGACCAGATGCCAGATAGCGCCAGGCAAACGCAACTCGCCCTGATAGACAGCCTGGCCCGTGCCAGACGGCTCGCCATGAGCATTGTCCTGCCTGTTGTCTGCCTGCTTTCCATTGTAACTATCGTCTTAAC from Deinococcus sp. QL22 encodes:
- a CDS encoding sigma 54-interacting transcriptional regulator — protein: MTAPHTTAGMAQDTAIQTPAAQTLKELLQTPAYLGRTPFDGVRRTVHDEVRGNLMLKLRTGEDLFPGVVGYDDTVIPQLVNALLARQNFILLGLRGQAKSRILRAITGLMDDFVPVISGVEMPDDPLNPVGAEGRALLEAHGLDLPIRWLPRADRYVEKLATPDVTVADLIGDVDPIKAARLGTSLGDVRSMHFGLLPRANRGIFAVNELADLAPKVQVALFNILQEGDVQIKGYPIRLELDVMLVFSANPEDYTARGKIVTPLKDRIGSEIRTHYPTDVRLGMNITEQEAVRGEDVTVPGFMAELIEEIAFQAREDGRVDKLSGVSQRLPISLMEVASANAERRSLTGDGQPVVRVSDVYAGLPAITGKMELEYEGEMKGADQVARDVIRKAAGAVYARRHASADTRDLEKWFEDGNVFRFPQGGDPAAGMKATAQVPGLRDLAVEIADSNSDAVRVSAAEFILEGLYGRKKLSRAEETYAAPEQETRQQRGGRWN
- a CDS encoding DUF420 domain-containing protein codes for the protein MAETINQWAVITIVLSGIALCFGVFFIRNQNREAHMRAMILASSFATIFLVLYLTRLGLGYEKRYAGPDTWRTAYYVLLISHIILATLNLPLAVGALWNAYKGLKAAKNLSNIDAPAARGFFNKHRAWVRWTVPVWLYVAVTGWIIYLVLGRYGEVIKG
- the panB gene encoding 3-methyl-2-oxobutanoate hydroxymethyltransferase, which codes for MKRSVPELMTAAEPLVMVTAYDYPGGIHAERGGADLILVGDSLGNVVLGYDSTAPVTLSDMIHHARAVRRGAQNTFLVVDLPFGTYHTGVTDAMRAAVRVIQETGADAVKMEGATPEVLDVVRVLSRNGIPVMGHVGLMPQTATAQGGLKVQGKDEESARRTVDGAQALQDAGAFAVVLEAIPARLARLITERLTVPTIGIGAGVYCKGQVLVYHDLLGLYEGDEKKLAKRYAELGRDAREAIAAYAAEVRAGQFPTKEQSFVMKDDVLGKLY